The DNA segment ACCTTGAGTCTTCTACTGCAATAACTGCTCTTATCAGATGCTCGGGGATTTTCTTAAGGGGTACATATATGCCTTTCTCAACCTTGAATTCCCCTACAAGGGTGTCTTCGTCTGCGTATATCTTTGTCCCTTCAGAAGGCTGGTAATTCTTGATTTCCTCTATGCGCGGAACTGCTTTGACAAGGGCAAGATAACCGCCTGTGGCAATGCCGAGAGACAAAACAAGGGTAAGAATAAGGAATGTAGATATAAATTTTTTAATCATCATAAAGAAATTATAGTTCTCCTGTGATTTAAGTGTCAATTTACCCCGTTAGAAATCCAAAAATAGAGATAGGGAAGGCTGGTGAAGAATTTCTATACGACACCTTAATAATAAAAAGTTAAGAGTTTAAAATCACATAACTTTTCACTTTCAACTTTCAACTTTCAACTTTCAACTTAAATAATCTGTCGATTATAGAAATTCTGAGACAGCTTTCCCTACCTCTATCGTTGGCTCTTATACTTTTATCCCCATTTCAACCTGTTTCTTTTTTATCTCTTTAATCCTGTCTCTAATCCTTGCGGCCCTTTCAAACTCCAGATTTCTGGCAGCCTCCCTCATCTCTTCTTCAAGCCCTTTTATAATTGATTCATTGCCATATTCAACTTTTTCCTCTGCCACCGCAGGCACAGTCCAGTAATCAGCCTCATAGATAGAGGACAGAATGTTTGTTATTTCCTTTTTTATGGTTTTGGGGGTTATTTTGTTTTTGCGGTTATATGCCTCCTGCAGGCTTCTTCGCCTGGTGGTCTCTCTTATAGCAGCTTCCATTGAGCCTGTGGTTGTGTCTGCATAAAGAATTACCTCTCCGTTTATATTCCTTGCAGCCCTCCCGGCTGTTTGTATAAGAGAACGCTCAGAGCGGAGGAAGCCCTCTTTGTCTGCATCTAAGATTGCAACGAGCGAGACCTCTGGTAAATCAAGGCCCTCCCTCAACAGGTTTATTCCGATCAGGACATCAAAGTTTCCGAGCCTTAAGTCTCTCAAAATCTCCACCCTGTCGAGAGTATCAATATCTGAATGCAGATACCTTGCCCTTACTCCTAATTCCTGGTAATAGTCCGTGAGATCTTCTGCCATCCTCTTTGTGAGCGTGGTTACCAGAACCCTTTCGCCTCTTGTAGCCCTCTTTTTAATCTCTACAAGGAGGTCATCTACCTGCTCTTTAATTGGCCTTACCTCCATCTTCGGGTCCATCAGGCCAGTTGGCCTGACCACCTGTTCAATGACCCTGCCTTTTGACTGTTCAATCTCATACCCTGCAGGAGTTGCTGATACATAAATCGCCTGGTTTACCCTGTGCTCGAATTCCCTGAGGGTGAGCGGCCGGTTATCGAGGGCAGAGGGCAGTCTGAAACCATAGTCCACTAATGTCTGTTTCCTTGACCTGTCACCCTCATACATCCCCCTGATCTGCGGCATGGTTGCATGGGACTCATCGATTATTATCAGGAAATCCTCAGGGAAATAATCAACAAGGCTGAACGGTGGTTCCCCAGGGGCCCTGCCGCTCAGATGTCTTGAGTAGTTTTCTATTCCGTGGCAGTAACCAAATTCCCTTAACATTTCCATATCAAACCTGGTTCTCTGTTCAATCCTCTGTGCCTCAAGGTTTTTCCCTCGCTTCATTAAAAATTCAACCCTCTCCTCAAGCTCCTCCTCTATGGAAGACAGTGCCCGCTCAAGTCTTGGCCTTGGCGTAATCCAGTGACTGTTGGGATAGATGGCAACTTTTGCAAGCCTTCTGAAAATCTGCCCGGTTAGTGAATCAAACTCATAGATGGCGTCAATGTCGTCTCCGAAAAATTCAACCCTGATTGCCCTGTCGCCAGAAAAAGATGGGAATATCTCCACAATATCTCCCCTTACTCTGAAATTACCCCGCTTAAATTCCTCGCTCCTCTCATAGAGAATATCAACAAGCCTCCTAAGGATAACATCCCTTTCTGTGCGCATACCCTCCTCAAGCCAGAGGTGCATCTCACGGTAATCTTCAGGTGAGCCGATGCCATAAATGCAGGACACAGAGGCGACAACTATCGTATCCCTCCTTTCAAGGACAGCCCTTGTTGCTGAGTGCCTCAGCCTGTCAATATCGTCATTTATCAGGGCATCTTTTTCGATATATGTATCATTGGAGGGGATATACGCCTCGGGCTGGTAATAGTCGTAATAACTGACAAAATACTCCACAGCATTTTCAGGAAAGAAATTTTTAAATTCTCCATAAAGCTGGGCAGCGAGGGTCTTATTATGGGCAATGACAAGGGTTGGTTTTTTTACATTCGCTATTACATTGGCAATTGTAAAAGTCTTTCCAGAGCCCGTGACGCCGAGAAGTACCTGATGCCGAAGCCCCTTAATAATCCCCTTTGAGAGGGCATTTAGGGCCTCTGGCTGGTCGCCTTTTGGCGTAAAATCAGATATAAGCTTAAACTCAGACATGATAATCCCCTTAAAATATCTTATCACGATTCTGAAAATCTATTTTAAAATCCCTCAAATAAAGTAATTAACCACAGGGAGTACAGAGGCAATACATTGATACTAAAAAAAGACTAAAAGGCAGTAACCACAGAGACACAGAGGCACAGAGATAGGCATATGAAAAAATTATAGCCACAGAGAACATAGAGGTCACAGAGATAAACATAAAAAAACTCTTTTGTTTAAAAAATAAACCAACAGTATTAACTGAAATTTTTTAAGCATGAGGAGGCTAAAATTAAAAAGATAATGTTTCTCTGCACTGGCAATTCCTGCCGAAGCCAGATGGCAGAGGGCATTGCAAGGGCCTTAGGTGGAGACGTTATAGAGCCTTGCAGTGCAGGGCTCATTTCTGCTGGGGTTCATCCACGGGCAATAGCAGTAATGAAGGAAATAGGTATTGATATATCACATCAAAAATCAGAGATTATCGATGAAGACCTCCTCAGGCAGATGGATATTATAATCACACTCTGTGGAAACGCAGAAGCATCATGCCCCATAACACCTCCTGAAATAAAACGGCTGCACTGGCCCATCAAAGACCCTGTTGGGACCATCGGCACAGAGGATGAAATTATGCGCGAGTTCAGGCGTGCGAGAAATGAGATTAAAACAAGAATCGAAAGTTTAATAGCGGAGATAAGGAGGTCTTGACTATTCTGCTGGAAAACTACAAAATAAGCCTTATTTCAGGCCGAGCAAAAAATTAATGGTGGGCAGTCGCAGAATCGAACTGCGGACACGAGGCTTTTCAGGCCTCTGCTCTACCGACTGAGCTAACTGCCCTCGAAGAACTATAACCCACATAAATTTTTATTGTCAAGATCATGAATAGCAGAACAAAAGCTTTCTCCAGGCAAAGCGCAGGAACTAAACTTGATTTCTTAATGCCTGTTATCTCCGGGGTACTTCTGGTTCTGGGCTTCTCCCCGCTTGATTTATATCCAATTGCATGGATAGCCCTTGTTCCCCTGCTGGCGTCATTGTGGGACAAACATATAAAGAGGGCATTCCTTTATGGTATGACCACAGGCCTTGTGTATTTTACAGGGACGGTTTACTGGGTGTTTAACTCTGTTAATGTTTATGGAAAAATCCCGTTTGTGCCAAGCGCGATAATTGTAATAGCGCTCTGTTTTTATCTTGCCATTTATGTGGGCGTATTCTCCATAATATTCAATCGCCTCATCAAGGCATCACAACTTCCTGCTCTGATTATAACCCCTGTATTCTGGGTGACCCTTGAGTTTTTGCGCTCGTATGCCCTTACAGGTTTTCCATGGTCAAGTCTCGGATATTCCCAGTATAAGTTTCTGCCAATGATTCAGGTGGCAGACATCACAGGGGTCTATGGCATTTCTTTTCTTGTTGCTGCGGTTAACGGGGCTGTCTTCGATTTAATTTATCTGTCAAAGAGACAGTCCAGAATGCCCCTTTTCCCTTTCTGGCCGACGATTGCAGGGCTTATAGCCCTTTCAATAATTATAGTTTCCTGCCTATCTTATGGTCTGTGGAGATTGGGGGTTGAAACTAAAGGGAGCAGTGTCAGGGTTAGTGTAATACAGGGGAATATAGAGCAGGACAAAAAATGGGACAGCAATTTTCAGAGGGCTGCTATCGATGCCTATAAGAGACTTACTTTAAATGCTGTTAATGATTCTCCAAATCTTATAGTATGGCCTGAGACATCAGTGCCTTTTATATTTGGATACGACAAGGTCCTTTCATCGGAGATTACCGAATTTCAGCAACAAATCGGCACATACCTCCTTTTTGGCAGTACCCAGGTCAAGGATGTCAAGGGCGGTAAATATCTGTTAAGTAATAGCGCTGTCCTTCTCTCTCCAGATGGCACGGTAGCCTCCATTTATGATAAAATACATTTAGTTCCTTATGGCGAGTATGTCCCGCTCAGATGGCTCTTTCCTTTTATTGATAAATTAGTCACTGCAGTAGGAGACTTCATCCCAGGCAAAGAGCATACTGTTATGGAGACGCCTTATGGAAGCCTTGGTACTCCTGTGTGCTATGAGATTATTTTCCCCGGGCTTATAAGAAAGTTTACTTTTAGCGGAGCTGACATTATAGTTACTGTAACAAATGATGCATGGTTCGGCCGCTCGTCAGCCCCATCCCAGCATTTTTCTATGGCTGTGTTCAGGGCTGTTGAAAACAGGGTCCCAATTGCAAGGGCTGCGAATACCGGGATTTCTGGTTTTATAGATGCAAAGGGCAGGATAAAAAATAAGAGCGCCCTGTTTGTTGAGGCAGTTTTAACAGAGAATTTAGAGGTCGGGTCATTCAAAAAGAGTTTTTATTCAAAGTATGGCGACCTTTTCTCGTTTCTGTGTATAATTATATCAGTTATATTAATAGCAAATAACCTTTACCGGAGGCAATAAATGATTCATGAGGAAGAATTAAGAGAAGAACTAAAGGCTCTGAAGATAGGGCTTGAAGCCATAAGGGGGTATCTTTGATGTCCCGTCTTTAAAAAGCAGACTTGAAACCCTGCAGAAAGAGCTTTTATCAGAAGAGATATGGTTATCACCTGCTAAGATGCAGGAACTCCTTAAAGAAAAAGCTGCCGTAGAAGCAAACTTAGCGCCATTCGAATCCCTGCAAAACAAGATAGAAGACCTGAATGTCCTTTTTGAGCTTTCAGAAGAAGAGGATGGGGAGGTTTTTCTCGAAGAGATTCAGAAAAAACTCAAGGCATTGCAGTCCGAACTCACAGAGGCTGAATTAAAAAGCCTTCTTTCAGGGCAGCACGACATGGACAATGCAATTATGTCCATACACCCAGGAGCTGGCGGCACAGAGAGCCAGGACTGGGCACAGATGTTGATGAGGATGTATTTAAGGTGGGCTGATCGCAGGGGCTTCAAGTCAGAGATAATAGACCTGCTTTCAGGGGAAGAGGCAGGGATAAAAAGCGCTACAATAACTATCAATGGTCCCTATGTTTATGGCTATCTAAAAGCAGAAGCAGGGGTTCACAGGCTGGTCAGGATATCTCCATTTGATGCAAACAAAAGACGCCATACCTCCTTTGTGGCCATCCTTGTATATCCTGAGATAGGGGAGGATGTCGAGGTCGAGCTAAAAGAAGATGATTTAAGGATTGATACCTTCAGGGCTTCTGGCGCCGGAGGGCAGCATGTAAATAAGACCTCATCAGCAGTTAGAATAACCCATCTGCCGACAGGCATAGTGGTGGCGTGTCAGAATGAGAGGTCACAGCATAAAAACAGGGCTATGGCCATGAAGATATTAAGGGCGCGGCTCTATGACATGAAGAAAAAAGAACAGGATAAAAAGATAACAGAACTCATAGGTGAGAAAAAAGACATTGCCTGGGGCAGCCAGATACGTTCATATACACTTCAGCCATACCAGCTTGTAAAAGACCACAGGACAGGGCTTGAGAAGGGCAATGTAGATGCCGTGCTGGATGGAGATATCGATGATTTTATCAAGGAATATCTCTTAACCGAAAAAAAGGCATAGGCCGCTCTGTCTCATAATTTTTTGGGTCATAAAGACTAAGGCTGCTTTACATCACAATTAGATATATTCTTCCACAGGCATACATTATTGCGGCCGCTGCGTTTTGCGAAGTAAAGTGCCTGGTCAGCCTTCTCTATAAGTTCATCCTTTTTCTTAGAATCATGAGGATACGAAGCCACCCCTATGCTGAGGGTGATCCTCAATTCATTTTTATCTACATGAAACGGCCTTTCCATTACATGAATTCTGAGCCTTTCAGCCATCTTCTCTGCCCCTTTGATATCCGTACCTATAAGAACGGCTGCAAATTCCTCTCCACCGTATCTTGCCAGGATATCGATATCTCTGAAGGTCGTTCTCAGTATGGAGGCAATACCTTTGAGGACAGCGTCTCCTGCAGGATGTCCGTAAGTGTCGTTTACCTTTTTGAAATGGTCTATGTCAATAAGCATTAACGATAGGGCATCGGGTATCCTTTCAAGTCTTCTGAATTCCTGGGCGAGTTTCTCCTGAAAGTACCTGTGATTAAAAAGCCCTGTGAGGCCATCTGTGATGGCTAAGTCTTCTACTTCTTTGTGGAGCTTAGCATTTGTTATAGAGACGGCTGCCTGGTTACATACTATTTGAAGTAAAAGAACATCATAGGAGCTTAAAAGATTGGGTTCTGTTGAGGCAATAGAGAGGATTCCGAGTATTTTCTTCTCATAAAGGATAGGGATTCCTAAAAAAGTCCTGGTCGAAGACAAATTAAAGGGATATACAGATAGTTTCCTATCGCCTTTGATATCTGAAAAAATTAACATCTGTTTATTTTTGAGAATCCATTCAAACAGTGTGCCCTCATGGGGGAATATCGCATCCTTCAACTCCAGCCCCTGCTCTGACATCACCTTTAATCTCCCGTCTTCTATAATGAAAAGAGCTGCTGCTGATGATGGAGCAACGCTTAAAGCAAAGTTTACCAGCCTCTCTGCCACCTCATTGAGCTTTAAAGACGAACCGAGGTCTATACTAACAGCATGCAGGGCCTTAAACCATTCGGCAGCGCGATTTACCTCGCTGTAAACCCTTGTCTTATGCAATAGCTCTATAATCATTGCTGCAAAACGGACCAGAATGTCTTTTTCGTGCTCGCCAAAGGCATCTTCATGGCTGCTGTCTGCCACAACAATCCCTTCAAGGAGGTCCCCCTTAATAATCGGCACACATATGAAAGAGCCTATTTCCTTTGTCCTGGGATAACCCAGATCAAATGGTCTTCCCTTCAGTTTTGAAAAAATGACTGGTTTTTTCTGCCTTGCTGCAAGAGAGAGATAGCCCTTTCCAGGTGGTATTGGAGCCATGCTGATGTCTTCGGTTGAGCCGTTAAGAATTAGATCCTCGTCCTTCAGGACAAAAAAGGAAACTGAATCAGCATTTATCGTTTCTTTTATAAGGCGCACCATCTCATCCATGGCCTTTTTTGTCTCAAGGACAGCCCGCACCTGATCAGAAAGCCTGTCTTTACCAAAGGCCCCATCTTCAGTGCCATCGAGGTTCATCGCATCTTTTTTAAGCCGTTCAAGCTCTCCGGCAACCCTATCCAGCTTTTTTCTATTTTTGGAAAAAATAAAAAATGAACTTGTGCCTGTTATCAACAGGGACGTGTAGAACACGATCTGCTCCTCAACAGGCCATATGCTGGTCGTACCGACCCCAAGCAGAAGAATTGCTACAAAGCAGGCAATGATAATCCTGGCCGGAAAGAAACCTGAAACTGCTACTATAATTGGAATATAGATGAGGTGAAAGAGTGGTTTTCCTGAAAATCTTATGAAACTCCCTATCACAAAGAGTATCGGGAAAAGAAAACCGAGACTTCCCCACTGTGTTTTAAATCTAATATACTGATACAGGCCAATGGCAAAAACTATCGCTATTATTAAAAACCACAGGTAAGGTGTTCTATGCGGCAGGCCGAAGACAAAAGCTACGTACAGGAAAACAGACAGAAAAAGAAGGATTAAATCTTTATTCCCTGCCCTTCCTGACCATTTCTTCATGGAAAAACTTCTGATAAAGGACCTCCCACTCAGGGCTTCCCTCAGGTATTTTTTTCGAATATGACTGCAATTTTTTACGGACAGTTAAGTCTATTTCTTCTTCTATTTTCAACTCCTTTATAAAAACCCTCTTTATTTCCTTTCTTATCTGCCCTTCTTCAGCAAGCAGGTTTATTGTATTTTTGTTTAAGAGCCCCTTCAGGACAACGTGAGTCAGGTGGCTCACCTTGTCGTCAGAGAGCTTCATAAAACAAGGTTCCTCTCTCTAACAAGTTTTTTCTTGGTGAGCTCGAATAGTTTTCGGTAATCGAGTCTTCCTTTTTCAATTTCAGATTCAAATTGACGTAATATCCCACGCACTTCTTCATTGAGTCTGTCTTCCACCATGAGCTCCTCGAGCATCAATTCATCCACCAGTTTTATAACTTCTTCTTTCGGGAATTTCAGAACTACCATCTCTTTTTTCAGGAGGGTGTTAACTATTCCTGCGGCTATTACTGGCACTAATCCTTTATGAATCTTCATCCGTGACTACTGTTCTACAAAAGGTAAAAGGGCGATAGTACGCGCCCTCTTTATGGCCACTGTGAGTGCTCTCTGATGTTTTGCGCAGTTGCCGGTCATTCTCCTCGGCATTATCCTGCCCCTTTCAGTAAGATACCCCTTAAGGAGCCTGTTATCTTTATAGTCGATGAAGGGGGTCTTCTCCGCACAAAACTTACAGAACCTTCTCCTTTGAAACCTTCGCTGTTGCAAAAAATTCTCCTTATAGTTATAGGTCTTATATGACTTATAAGACCTATAACGTTTTTAAAAGGGCTCTATATCTGTAGTCTCCTCGGGTGGAGCGATGTCTGAATCCGAAGTACCGGCCTGTTTCCTCGATAGAAAGCGAACTGTCTGAGCAACAACTTCATACTTGCTGCGAGACTGTCCCTCTTCTGTTTCCCAGCGTCTTTCCTGAAGCCTGCCATCAACAAGCACAGAGCTGCCTTTATTCAAATACTGTCCGCACGACTCAGCCTGTTTACCGAAGACAACCACATCTATAAAAGTAACTTCCTTTTTTGTTTCTTCCCCCTGTTTGTACTGCCGGTTAACTGCAATCCTGAAGCTCGCCACAGAAGTGCCCTGTGGTGTATATCTGAGTTCAGGATCCTTTGTAAGATTTCCAATAAGGATAATTTTATTAAACATTTCTTTTCTCCCTTTCTGATATATCGGGATTTGTTGCGCCTTCCTTTGGCAGGGCAGCCTGGATCTCTTTTTTTCCTAACTTTATGACCATGAATTTAAGAATGGGATCAAAAATTTTATAAAGTTTCTCTATCTCCTGAATAGTAGACGCTGGGGATTTGAAAACCAATATAATATACAACCCTTTTTTCTGTTTTTTAATCTCATAGGCAAGTTTTTTGCGGCCCCAATTCTCTGACTTGAGGACTTCGCCGCCAGAATTGAGGATAATGTCCCTTATTTTCTCGGTTGCTCCTGCAACTTCCTCATCGCCGAGATTTGGCTCCAGGATAAAGCTACATTCGTAAAAATTCACGTTACCTCCTTATGGATTAACCCCTATTTATCGGGGTTATAAAGTCCTTACCGCATCTTACCGCAGTGGATAAGAACAAAGAGTGAGATTTTATAGCATAACTCAGAACGAAAAATCAATACTGGAAATATTAATAGCTTTATTTCAACTTAATAAAGGTGTAAAATTTATTTACAATGATAAAGGACCGGCGCAAAACATTTATAAGAAAAAAGTTTGCGTGCCCCCACTGCAAGGGGGTCTTCCCTGAAGATTTTCTTAAAAATATACGGGATATATACGCTGAGTGCCTGCACTGCAAAAAGACATTTTGTCTAAGGACCGAAGCAATTAAGCTCGATGTAAAAGTTAAGGACGAAAGGCAAGAAGAAAGGTATCTTGTGAGCCTTGATATAACATATGACGAAGTAGGCAAATTTATAAAGGACTATACAGTAAGTGTTAGTAAAGGTGGAATGTTTGTAAAAACAGATATCCGCTATGATGTAGGCGATGTAGTGGATTTATACCTTCGTATACCTAATCTGAATGAGCCCATTACGATAAGGGGCGAGGTTGTCTATACCAATTTTACTGCAGGACTTGAGGAGTCAGGCGTTGGAATAAAATTCCTGGAGATTGACAGAGACAGCAGAGAAAAGGTTATCGCTTACATAAAGCAGTGGCAAGGGGGTTGATTGCCATATCAATCATGCTTTCTATAAATAGAGTCAGGTGGAAAATTGCTTTTACCCAATGTTATTTAATACCTGATATTTTATAATTAACCATGCGGAGGACACTTACTCTTGTAATTTTTGCTGTTTTCTCTATCACCTTAGGTGCATCTGGTGGTTTGTTTTACTGGGCGCTGACTGATCTGCCTGCCATAAGAGAGCTTGAGAGATATGCGCCTGCCGAATCTTCTAAGATATACTCTGAGGAAGGGATTGTCATCGGGGAGTTTTATCTCGAAAAAAGGACGTTCATACCTCATGAGCAGATACCGCAGCATGTAAAGAATGCCCTCATTGCTATTGAAGATGTCAGGTTTTATAAACATCCAGGTGTAGACCTGAAAGGAATACTCAGGGCGCTCTGGCGTGACCTCAGGGCAGGGGAAATCGTTGAGGGTGGAAGCACCATTACCCAGCAGCTATCCAAGATGCTCTTTCTGGAACCTGAAAAGAGTGTTATAAGAAAAATTAAAGAGGCTTTTTTATCGCTTCAGATAGAGAGGAGATACACAAAAGATGAAATCCTCGGGCTCTACCTCAACCAGGCTTTTTTCGGCGCTGGCGCTTATGGGATAGAATCTGCATCACAGGTATATTTTGGAAAATCCTCCAGGGAGATGACAATTGCAGAGGCAGCGCTGCTATCCGGGATACCAAAGGCGCCGAGCCTTTATAATCCATTTAAAAATCCTGAAAAGGCGAAGCAGAGGAGGGCGATGGTCTTATCAAAGATGAGAAAGCTTGGATTTATTAATAATACTGCGGAGGCCAGAGGGAATAACTCCCTAATCCCATCAATACCGAACAAAAAGGCCCTTCAGGCCCCGTATTTTTATGAATACCTGCGGCAGATGTTAGAACTCAAATACAAGGACGGCCTTTACAGAAATGGCCTCAAGATATACAGCACACTCAATGCCCGGATGCAGTTAGAGGCAGAAAAGGCAGTCAGGGACGGAATAAAGGCTTTAGAGTCTCGCAACAGGCCTGCGATAGAGGCAGCCCTTCTTTGCATTGACCGCAAGACAGGCCAGATAAAGGCTATGGTTGGCGGAAGGAACTTCTGGGAAAGCCAGTTTAACAGGTCATATCAGGCATTGAGACAGCCTGGCTCTGCATTCAAGCCTTTTGTTTATGTTGTGGCCATTGAAAAGGGTTTTACCCCTGAAACTACACTCATTGATGAGCCTGTGAGTTATAAAGGTGCAAATGGGAAGATGTGGAGTCCCAAAAACTATAATGAGGGATATAGAGGTTCTGTGACTGTCAGAAAGGCACTGGCTGACTCCATAAACGTTGTGGCAGTGAAGCTTCTGAACCAGGTAGGTGTCAGCTCAGTCATTGAAAGAGCCAAAACCCTCGGCATTGAAAGCACGCTACACCCTTATCTATCCCTTGCCCTCGGAGCGTCGGATGTAACTTTGTTAGAACTTGTACGCGCATATGCAAGCTTAGCTAATAAAGGCATTAAATTAGAAATCATACCTTACACACAGATCAA comes from the Nitrospirota bacterium genome and includes:
- a CDS encoding penicillin-binding protein 1A, translated to MRRTLTLVIFAVFSITLGASGGLFYWALTDLPAIRELERYAPAESSKIYSEEGIVIGEFYLEKRTFIPHEQIPQHVKNALIAIEDVRFYKHPGVDLKGILRALWRDLRAGEIVEGGSTITQQLSKMLFLEPEKSVIRKIKEAFLSLQIERRYTKDEILGLYLNQAFFGAGAYGIESASQVYFGKSSREMTIAEAALLSGIPKAPSLYNPFKNPEKAKQRRAMVLSKMRKLGFINNTAEARGNNSLIPSIPNKKALQAPYFYEYLRQMLELKYKDGLYRNGLKIYSTLNARMQLEAEKAVRDGIKALESRNRPAIEAALLCIDRKTGQIKAMVGGRNFWESQFNRSYQALRQPGSAFKPFVYVVAIEKGFTPETTLIDEPVSYKGANGKMWSPKNYNEGYRGSVTVRKALADSINVVAVKLLNQVGVSSVIERAKTLGIESTLHPYLSLALGASDVTLLELVRAYASLANKGIKLEIIPYTQINNRDGITIETVKQDSETVLGEKVAGTMDSLLKAVVEEGTAQAAKQLGIPVAGKTGTTNEFTDAWFIGYTPDLVIGVWVGRDNHKPIGHKETGAKAALPIWMDFVKRITRTMPPQTPEHQNP